A genomic segment from Alteribacillus bidgolensis encodes:
- a CDS encoding menaquinol-cytochrome c reductase cytochrome b/c subunit, giving the protein MHRGKGMKFVGDSRVPAERKPNIPKDYSEFPGKTEAFWPNFLLKEWLVGAVFLIGYLCLTVAHPSPLERMADPTDSGYIPLPDWYFLFLYQLLKYEYAAGDFTVIGAVIIPGLAFGALLLAPWLDNGPRRRASQRPVASGLMILAVIATVYLTWESVDHHDWEAAAEQGEMLDEDEAAAVEEVDTEAEGYQIFADQGCIGCHGDQLQGAGSAGPALFDVSYDADSIKDIAVNGIGEMPAGQFDGSDEELDILAEYIASGGNPEGNDGENEEDEEGSDEETEDGESEE; this is encoded by the coding sequence ATGCATCGTGGAAAAGGTATGAAATTTGTTGGGGATTCCCGCGTGCCTGCCGAGCGAAAACCGAACATTCCGAAAGACTATTCTGAATTCCCTGGGAAAACAGAAGCGTTCTGGCCAAACTTTCTACTGAAAGAGTGGTTGGTTGGGGCAGTTTTTCTAATCGGTTATCTTTGCTTGACGGTAGCACATCCATCTCCATTAGAACGGATGGCGGACCCTACGGACTCCGGCTACATACCATTGCCGGACTGGTACTTTTTATTTTTGTACCAGCTTTTAAAATACGAGTATGCAGCTGGTGATTTTACCGTCATCGGAGCGGTGATCATTCCAGGTCTCGCTTTTGGTGCACTACTCTTGGCACCATGGCTTGATAATGGACCAAGAAGACGAGCTTCACAACGGCCCGTTGCTTCTGGTTTAATGATTTTAGCTGTTATTGCTACGGTCTATCTTACTTGGGAATCGGTGGATCATCATGACTGGGAAGCAGCAGCAGAACAAGGTGAAATGCTGGATGAAGATGAAGCAGCGGCTGTAGAAGAGGTCGATACGGAAGCGGAAGGCTACCAGATATTTGCCGATCAAGGTTGTATAGGGTGTCACGGTGACCAGCTTCAAGGTGCAGGATCTGCCGGACCGGCGCTCTTTGATGTTTCTTATGACGCTGATTCTATTAAGGATATTGCTGTTAACGGTATTGGCGAAATGCCGGCTGGCCAGTTCGATGGTTCAGATGAGGAACTGGATATTCTTGCTGAATACATTGCCAGCGGGGGTAACCCGGAAGGTAATGACGGTGAGAATGAAGAAGATGAAGAAGGATCAGACGAAGAGACTGAAGATGGTGAATCTGAAGAATAA
- the qcrB gene encoding menaquinol-cytochrome c reductase cytochrome b subunit — MLQRVYEWVDERLDITPMWRDIADHEVPEHVNPAHHFSAFVYCFGGLTFFITVIQILSGMFLTMYYVPDIVNAYESVKYLQGEVAFGLIVRGMHHWGASLVIVMMFLHTLRVFFTGAYKRPRELNWVVGVLIFFVMLGLGFTGYLLPWDMKAYFATVVGLQIAESVPLIGTLAKTLLAGDPEIIGAQTLTRFFAIHVFFLPGALLGLMAAHFIMIRRQGISGPL; from the coding sequence ATGTTACAACGAGTGTATGAATGGGTAGATGAACGCCTGGACATCACTCCAATGTGGCGTGACATCGCTGACCATGAAGTGCCCGAGCATGTTAACCCTGCTCATCACTTTTCAGCGTTTGTTTATTGCTTTGGAGGGTTGACATTTTTCATTACTGTCATTCAAATATTGTCCGGGATGTTTCTTACGATGTACTATGTACCCGATATTGTAAACGCCTACGAATCGGTCAAATATTTGCAAGGTGAAGTAGCGTTTGGACTTATTGTACGCGGCATGCACCACTGGGGAGCTAGTCTCGTAATAGTGATGATGTTTTTACATACCTTGCGCGTGTTTTTTACCGGTGCTTACAAACGACCTAGAGAATTAAACTGGGTTGTAGGTGTACTTATCTTTTTTGTTATGCTTGGATTAGGTTTTACAGGCTATTTACTTCCATGGGATATGAAGGCGTACTTTGCAACAGTAGTAGGGCTGCAGATAGCAGAAAGTGTCCCGCTTATAGGTACTCTAGCTAAAACGTTATTAGCGGGGGATCCGGAGATTATAGGAGCTCAAACACTTACTCGCTTCTTTGCTATTCACGTATTCTTTTTGCCAGGAGCTTTGCTTGGCTTGATGGCAGCTCACTTTATAATGATTCGAAGACAAGGCATTTCCGGACCGTTGTAA
- a CDS encoding ubiquinol-cytochrome c reductase iron-sulfur subunit: MSEKNHNVSRRQFLTYTLTGVGGFMAAGMILPMARFAIDPVLKAGAAGDMNAVAEVAELTEEPQRFDFSFEQQDAWYTSEVTETAWIYQEGDDIVALSPTCTHLGCTVNWDANEDHPNQFFCPCHGGRFEKDGTNIEGTPPTEPLHKYQVEVQDGTVYLGKAEPQI; the protein is encoded by the coding sequence GTGAGTGAAAAAAATCATAACGTGTCGAGGCGTCAATTTCTGACATATACGCTTACAGGTGTTGGAGGTTTTATGGCTGCAGGCATGATACTGCCTATGGCAAGGTTTGCGATTGATCCCGTGCTCAAAGCTGGAGCTGCAGGTGATATGAACGCTGTTGCAGAAGTTGCTGAACTGACGGAGGAACCTCAGCGTTTTGACTTTTCCTTTGAGCAGCAAGATGCCTGGTACACGTCGGAAGTTACGGAAACAGCATGGATTTATCAAGAAGGAGATGACATTGTAGCTCTTTCACCGACTTGTACTCATTTAGGGTGTACAGTGAATTGGGATGCAAATGAAGATCATCCAAATCAATTTTTCTGTCCTTGTCACGGTGGACGTTTTGAAAAAGACGGGACAAATATTGAAGGTACTCCGCCGACTGAGCCGCTTCATAAATATCAGGTTGAGGTGCAAGATGGAACGGTCTACCTTGGAAAAGCTGAACCACAAATTTAG